The nucleotide window GGGATTTTCAGCCTACATCAAAGCATCCGGAAAAGACCGGTCCGACCGGTAAACAAGTAGACCGGCACACGGAAAATGGCGCCCCTCGGGGCGTCATTGCTTTGAAAAGGGTGCTTTATCTGTTTTCCAGCGTCCGGATCCTGTCGTACAAGAAGCGGTTGATCGGCGTGTCGATGCCGTGCTTGGCGCCCAGGGACAATACGGTTCCGGCAAACAGCTCCACCTCAGTGGGGCGTCCGCTGTCCAGGTCCTGAGCCAGTGAAGGCTTTCCTTCCGGCCGAAGGGTATCCAGGACGTCCAGCCAGTAATTGAGGTCCTGCTGTGTCAATTCGATGCCTTCGGCCGCAGCGAGCGGGATCACCTCTTCCATGGCGGCGATCATGGTGCGGCGGGCTTCGCCCGGCTGCTGGATCGTGCCGTAGGTTCCCCGAAAAACGGCTACTGCCTGGTTGACGCCTACATTGAGCATGAACTTGCCCCACAGTCTGGCCTTCATATCCGTGTCGACTTGATGGGGAAATTCCGTTCGAATAAAAAAGTCTTCCACGCTGCGGACCCGGGGTGTCAGAAGTCCCTTTTCTCCTTCACCGAAGCAAACCAGTCCCATATTCTTGTAGGTCAACTCGTTATCCGATCGTATGCCGTCCATGCCCTGGGCGACGGCGTACAGCACCTTTTCACGGCCATAGCGCTTTCCGATGATCTCTTCGCTCACAATGCCGTTTAAAAAGGACAGGATCAGCGTATCGGTTCCGATTTGATTTTCGGCGTCCCGGATGGCCTGCTCCAAGCCCTCAAACTTGACGGTGAACAACATGAGATCCGCCGGACCGGTCTGTTCTTCGGGGGCGATGAAGTGAAACCGACAGGGTTCTTCGTTGCAGAAGATGGGGGTGGTTTCA belongs to Deltaproteobacteria bacterium and includes:
- a CDS encoding ketopantoate reductase family protein, yielding MSHPAIKTVSLIGLGSLGIMYAHHLSRRMPFEDLRIVAGTDRQQRYETTPIFCNEEPCRFHFIAPEEQTGPADLMLFTVKFEGLEQAIRDAENQIGTDTLILSFLNGIVSEEIIGKRYGREKVLYAVAQGMDGIRSDNELTYKNMGLVCFGEGEKGLLTPRVRSVEDFFIRTEFPHQVDTDMKARLWGKFMLNVGVNQAVAVFRGTYGTIQQPGEARRTMIAAMEEVIPLAAAEGIELTQQDLNYWLDVLDTLRPEGKPSLAQDLDSGRPTEVELFAGTVLSLGAKHGIDTPINRFLYDRIRTLENR